A region from the Phaenicophaeus curvirostris isolate KB17595 chromosome 3, BPBGC_Pcur_1.0, whole genome shotgun sequence genome encodes:
- the PRELID3A gene encoding PRELI domain containing protein 3A isoform X2, with the protein MKIWSSEHVFGHPWDTVIKAAMRKYPNPMNPCVVGVDVLDRSLDNQGRLHSHRLLSTEWGLPGIVKAILGTSRTLTYIEEHSVVDPVEKKMELCSTNITLTNLVSVDERLVYTPHPENPEKTVLTQEAIITVKGISLSSYLESLMANTISSNARKGWDAIEWIIQNSESALS; encoded by the exons ATGAAGATTTGGAGCTCCGAGCATGTCTTCGG ACACCCCTGGGATACAGTGATCAAAGCTGCTATGAGGAAGTACCCCAATCCAATGAATCCGTGTGTGGTAGGAGTAGACGTCCTTGACAGAAGCCTTGATAACCAGGGGAGGTTGCATAGTCACCGTCTTCTCAGCACGGAGTGGGGACTTCCGGGTATTGTAAAGGCG ATTTTAGGAACGAGTAGAACTCTGACTTACATTGAGGAACATTCTGTGGTAGatccagtggaaaaaaagatggaGCTTTGCTCAACTAAT attACTCTCACAAACTTGGTGTCTGTTGATGAGAGACTTGTTTACACGCCTCATCCTGAAAACCCTgaaaa AACTGTGCTAACTCAAGAAGCAATTATTACTGTTAAAGGCATAAGCTTGAGCAGTTATCTGGAAAGCTTAATGGCAAACACAATATCTTCTAATGCCAGAAAG GGGTGGGATGCTATTGAGTGGATAATTCAAAATTCTGAAAGCGCTCTAAGCTAG
- the PRELID3A gene encoding PRELI domain containing protein 3A isoform X1: MKIWSSEHVFGHPWDTVIKAAMRKYPNPMNPCVVGVDVLDRSLDNQGRLHSHRLLSTEWGLPGIVKAILGTSRTLTYIEEHSVVDPVEKKMELCSTNITLTNLVSVDERLVYTPHPENPEKTVLTQEAIITVKGISLSSYLESLMANTISSNARKGRDALEWVISKLNTELEELNSTREGMKPAMAAASTEK; the protein is encoded by the exons ATGAAGATTTGGAGCTCCGAGCATGTCTTCGG ACACCCCTGGGATACAGTGATCAAAGCTGCTATGAGGAAGTACCCCAATCCAATGAATCCGTGTGTGGTAGGAGTAGACGTCCTTGACAGAAGCCTTGATAACCAGGGGAGGTTGCATAGTCACCGTCTTCTCAGCACGGAGTGGGGACTTCCGGGTATTGTAAAGGCG ATTTTAGGAACGAGTAGAACTCTGACTTACATTGAGGAACATTCTGTGGTAGatccagtggaaaaaaagatggaGCTTTGCTCAACTAAT attACTCTCACAAACTTGGTGTCTGTTGATGAGAGACTTGTTTACACGCCTCATCCTGAAAACCCTgaaaa AACTGTGCTAACTCAAGAAGCAATTATTACTGTTAAAGGCATAAGCTTGAGCAGTTATCTGGAAAGCTTAATGGCAAACACAATATCTTCTAATGCCAGAAAG GGACGGGATGCCCTGGAATGGGTGATCAGCAAACTAAACACAGAATTGGAGGAGCTAAATTCAACACGTGAGGGCATGAAACCAGCCATGGCAGCAGcgtcaacagaaaaataa